A window of Solanum stenotomum isolate F172 chromosome 3, ASM1918654v1, whole genome shotgun sequence contains these coding sequences:
- the LOC125860267 gene encoding mavicyanin-like, whose product MTSSKAFLYLVFFSSFHFFTVFSTQFTVGGDKGWIIPKDDQLYNEWAAKNRFKVNDTLTFEYKKDSVLAVTQEEYEKCKSVHPIYFSNNGKSEFKLDRPGLFYFISGVSGHCERGLKMIVKVLEPASPPNQVADHTTGPSTSGTAQLANVVGVLVVSLFGAIFI is encoded by the exons ATGACTTCCTCTAAAGCATTTTTATACTTagtctttttctcttcttttcatttCTTCACTGTTTTTTCCACTCAATTTACTGTTGGTGGTGACAAAGGATGGATCATACCTAAAGATGATCAACTATACAATGAATGGGCTGCCAAAAATAGGTTCAAGGTTAACGACACTTTAA CGTTTGAGTACAAAAAGGACTCGGTGTTGGCAGTGACGCAAGAGGAGTACGAGAAGTGCAAGTCGGTGCACCCGATTTATTTTTCGAACAATGGGAAATCCGAATTCAAATTGGATCGACCCGGCCTGTTTTATTTCATTAGTGGAGTATCGGGCCATTGTGAAAGGGGCCTAAAAATGATTGTTAAAGTATTGGAACCAGCAAGCCCACCTAATCAAGTTGCAGATCATACTACTGGGCCTTCTACTAGTGGTACAGCCCAATTGGCTAATGTGGTTGGGGTGTTGGTGGTTTCATTATTTGGagctatttttatttag
- the LOC125859648 gene encoding uncharacterized protein LOC125859648, whose product MAELCPNSQTDEQIVKKRRISDTNSDDPTSRFPDHVLHLIFSYLKSQDLFTVRLVSKNWHRNTPSYFPLEFEESISFLYTINTPFNVIDESHNKFLEWIRSSLETCQSELKKAEKRIIRVKFERHENINDLLELINEIDFHEVYLRFGCFNYWIPFIFQSKCLRVVHLTRGGIDKHLFSDETNFVCLEEVELDSVHLSGETLSKFISKCPNIRELKLVNCLVLRSVVLPKVDRLKRLYVQLVGSYPSITDVQVIAPSLQVFHFVHYNSSNLVVNMDIRACKMLREFHLECPTFPVGFDHEHFISDFPHLENLILGPCETSKRVKISSPSLRKLTLMFTQLYNYNYSRKSVVSVPNLCSFQYVGRTFKSSLAPSETRKLLKTIGISLVPHVEKINRAWFLQLRSHLTKLNNRIGLALTIRDQTSFSALGKRGHKLWSISIGRIPTLVVPHIGHLKLDIRFKVPEESHGCLLKYIIDNLLWMSHPNVLTLSMPTSFAAFALGICNEFLISRREDNCCADTQNKCWRHFLKDFKVRELVTNEKEETKKFNFIFTWQL is encoded by the exons ATGGCTGAACTCTGCCCCAATTCTCAAACAGATGAACAAATTGTTAAAAAACGAAGAATTTCTGATACAAATTCGGACGATCCAACATCCCGATTCCCCGATCATGTTCTCCATTTGATTTTTTCCTATCTTAAATCTCAAGACCTCTTTACTGTCCGCCTTGTTTCCAAGAATTGGCATCGCAACACACCTTCATACTTTCCTCTCGAATTTGAGGAATCAATCTCCTTTTTATACACTATAAATACACCCTTTAACGTGATAGATGAATCACATAACAAGTTCTTAGAATGGATCCGTTCTTCTCTCGAAACTTGTCAATCTGAGTTAAAAAAGGCGGAGAAACGGATAATTCGGGTTAAATTTGAGCGTCATGAGAATATCAACGATTTGTTGGAATTGATCAACGAAATTGATTTTCATGAGGTATATTTGAGATTTGGGTGTTTTAATTACTGGATTCCGTTTATTTTTCAGTCGAAATGTCTTAGAGTTGTTCATCTAACTAGAGGTGGAATTGATAAACATTTGTTTAGTGATGAAACGAATTTTGTTTGTTTGGAAGAAGTAGAATTAGATAGCGTCCATTTAAGTGGAGAAACTCTGTCAAAGTTTATTAGTAAGTGCCCTAATATTAGAGAATTGAAATTGGTGAATTGCTTGGTGTTAAGGTCTGTTGTGCTACCTAAAGTAGATCGTTTGAAGAGGCTTTATGTGCAGTTGGTAGGTTCTTATCCTTCTATTACCGACGTACAAGTTATTGCCCCGAGTTTACAAGTGTTCCATTTTGTTCACTATAATAGCAGCAACCTTGTAGTTAATATGGATATTCGTGCTTGTAAAATGTTGCGGGAATTTCACTTGGAATGTCCCACATTTCCGGTTGGTTTTGATCATGAACACTTCATTTCAGATTTTCCTCATCTTGAAAATCTGATCCTTGGTCCTTGTGAGACGTCTAAGCGTGTCAAAATTTCGAGTCCATCACTTAGGAAATTAACCTTAATGTTCACACAACtgtataattataattattcaaGGAAAAGTGTTGTTTCAGTTCCAAATTTATGTTCTTTCCAATACGTCGGTAGAACATTTAAATCATCTTTAGCTCCAAGTGAAACTCGAAAGTTGTTGAAGACCATCGGCATTTCTTTGGTTCCTCATGTTGAGAAGATCAATAGAGCTTGGTTCCTCCAATTGAGAAGTCATCTTACAAAACTCAACAACCGTATTGGATTGGCCTTAACCATTCGTGATCAG ACAAGTTTTTCTGCACTGGGTAAACGAGGGCATAAATTGTGGAGCATATCAATTGGACGAATTCCAACactagtggtacctcatatcgGACACTTAAAGCTAGACATAAGGTTCAAAGTTCCAGAGGAATCCCATGGGTGCTTGCTGAAATATATAATTGATAACTTACTTTGGATGTCTCATCCAAATGTATTGACTCTATCAATGCCAACTAGTTTTGCTGCATTTGCACTT GGAATCTGCAACGAGTTTCTCATAAGCAGAAGGGAAGACAACTGCTGTGCAGATACCCAGAACAAGTGCTGGCGCCATTTCCTAAAGGATTTCAAGGTTAGGGAGCTAGTTACCAATGAAAAGGAAGAGACAAAGAAGTTCAATTTCATATTTACTTGGCAATTATGA
- the LOC125858156 gene encoding uncharacterized protein LOC125858156, producing the protein MAEESEKRFQDAMDKIFRTPPKSKLNSSASGVQLSRGKKRPDMSSIGKTVNKYNLLATKGSGEAPPCRPWDRDDLFRRISTFKSMTWFAKPQTISAVNCSRRGWINVDMDTIACDACGSRMLFTTPPSWTQQQVDKVALVFSLKLDSGHKLLCPWIDNVCDEKLADFPPTATVVLVDQYKIRHSALSQLAALPVISPKAVDSLRNPQLEQFLRESLTVERDESMQTPQEETRNEPTSVSSLTYYQAQKLISLCGWELRRLPYLVDPKDQLNQSSKDANLSDKSILSRKSQTITVYSSCTDETSESKPDDDNQASEEAVINPNSVVLDCKFCGACIGLWDFSMVSRPLEFLRVSGYTQVNNDHINHTDGDENLLSGNSDRDQSRECIGQVATSANTMLDRRPPNFNLTIAGGPPPVTHNYRAKISLPIIGRNLRAWFIAESELKDDLVTKSSSGVCKNPEFLAGENTEEGTSLSTSEVITEAQPENNQAAAQVSGNTTEMADNAESMNKVDPAVMDHCKDKVGNDFGSSSRGKELPILSLDKALEFDPFKLHRYFCPWIASNGGSPPGWEQTLSALERHEKSSSPLSNHTPSSLIKVDDPVASVQKLFTSPQAKRRKLVRPS; encoded by the exons ATGGCTGAAGAATCAGAGAAGCGATTTCAGGACGCCATGGATAAGATCTTTCGAACTCCTCCTAAATCCAAACTCAATTCCAG TGCATCTGGAGTTCAATTGTCAAGAGGCAAGAAGCGTCCGGATATGTCATCAATTGGCAAAACAGTTAACAAGTACAACTTATTAGCTACTAAAGGTTCAGGGGAAGCTCCGCCGTGTAGACCATGGGACCGGGATGATTTGTTTAGAAGGATATCAACTTTTAAGTCTATGACTTGGTTTGCTAAACCACAG ACAATCAGTGCTGTTAACTGTTCTAGAAGGGGTTGGATCAATGTGGATATGGATACCATTGCCTGTGACGCATGTGGATCACGAATGCTCTTCACTACTCCGCCATCTTGGACACAACAACAAG TTGACAAAGTGGCCTTGGTGTTCAGCTTGAAGCTAGATAGTGGACACAAGCTACTTTGCCCTTGGATTGACAATGTCTGCGATGAAAAACTAGCAGATTTTCCACCTACGGCTACTGTTGTGCTTGTTGATCAGTATAAAATTCGGCATTCTGCTCTATCACAGCTTGCTGCTCTTCCTGTGATTTCACCTAAGGCCGTTGATTCCTTGAGAAACCCTCAGCTGGAACAATTTCTACGAGAATCCTTAACTGTGGAACGTGATGAATCCATGCAAACTCCCCAAGAAGAAACCAGAAATGAACCCACTTCAGTTTCTTCTCTCACATATTATCAG GCACAAAAGCTCATTAGCTTGTGTGGGTGGGAACTCCGCAGACTGCCATATTTGGTTGACCCCAAGGATCAACTGAATCAATCTAGTAAGGATGCTAATCTCTCAGATAAGTCTATTTTGAGCAGAAAAAGTCAGACTATTACTGTCTACAGTTCATGTACTGATGAGACTTCTGAGAGCAAGCCAGATGATGACAATCAAGCTTCTGAAGAAGCAGTAATCAATCCAAATTCTGTTGTTCTCGACTGCAAGTTTTGTGGGGCTTGTATTGGTCTATGGGATTTTTCCATGGTTTCTCGGCCTTTGGAATTTCTACGAGTAAGTGGATACACACAGGTCAACAATGACCATATCAATCACACCGACGGTGATGAAAATCTTCTCTCAGGCAACAGTGATCGTGATCAGAGTAGAGAATGCATAGGACAAGTTGCAACTTCTGCTAACACTATGTTAGATAGAAGACCACCAAATTTCAACTTGACGATTGCCGGTGGTCCTCCTCCAGTAACACATAATTATAGGGCAAAAATATCTCTGCCAATCATTGGACGGAATTTGAGAGCATGGTTTATTGCTGAATCTGAGCTTAAGGATGATTTAGTAACCAAGAGCTCATCTGGTGTATGCAAAAATCCAGAGTTTCTTGCAGGAGAAAATACTGAGGAAGGAACTTCACTGTCTACTTCGGAAGTGATTACAGAAGCTCAACCCGAAAACAACCAGGCTGCAGCTCAAGTTTCTGGTAACACCACTGAAATGGCTGATAATGCAGAAAGTATGAACAAGGTTGATCCAGCAGTCATGGATCATTGTAAGGACAAAGTTGGAAATGATTTTGGATCATCTAGTCGAG GGAAGGAGTTGCCAATTCTATCCTTAGATAAAGCTTTGGAGTTTGATCCATTCAAGCTGCACAGATATTTTTGCCCCTGGATAGCATCTAATGGTGGCTCTCCACCAGGATGGGAACAAACATTATCTGCTTTAGAACGTCATGAGAAATCTTCTTCTCCTTTGTCCAATCATACTCCATCTTCCTTGATTAAG GTGGATGATCCTGTTGCTTCAGTGCAAAAGCTTTTTACATCCCCACAGGCTAAACGAAGGAAGCTTGTTCGTCCAAGTTAA